One Kwoniella dejecticola CBS 10117 chromosome 10, complete sequence DNA window includes the following coding sequences:
- a CDS encoding protein SYM1: MAGLLGAYSAFLTRRPLVGGMASSAVLFATGDVVAQQLIEKKGSKHDFVRTARIVVWGGGIFAPAVTVWFRTLERLPIRSKWPATFARVGLDQFVFAPFVLTGFFHAMTLMEGKTLADARAKWQEAFAPTLKANWMLFIPFQTLNMFIPLQYRLLAINAVNIPWNAFLSLQNAKPKQVEKAEKDLEA, from the exons ATGGCCGGATTGTTAGGTGCTTATTCCGCTTTTTTGACGCGAAGACCTCTGGTCGGGGGTatggcttcttcagct GTCCTGTTTGCTACTGGTGATG TCGTCGCTCAGCAATTgatagagaagaaaggcTCCAAGCATGATTTCGTTCGAACTGC CCGGATCGTCGTTTGGGGAGGAGGTATTTTCGCTCCAGCAGTCACCGTATGGTTCAGGACCTTGGAGAGATTACCCATCAGATCTAAATGGCCTGCTACGTTCGCCAGAGTCGGATTAGATCAATTCGTCTTTGCGCCTTTCGTCTTGACCG GCTTTTTCCACGCAATGACCTTGATGGAAGGTAAGACCCTTGCTGATGCCCGAGCGAAATGgcaagag GCTTTCGCCCCTACTTTGAAGGCGAATTGGATGTT GTTCATCCCTTTCCAAACCCTCAATATG TTCATCCCCCTTCAATACCGATTATTAGCTATCAACGCAGTCAACATCCCATGGAACgctttcttgtctttgcAAAATGCTAAACCGAAGCAAGTCGAGAAGGCCGAGAAGGACCTGGAGGCCTAA
- a CDS encoding uracil-DNA glycosylase, with translation MPPQAKSIAAYFKPTNVASATANGAASSASSITTPERQKKSTLSEAAKRAIVEGAAAASASTADSSGVKEDGEPSAKKQKIDNSPAGKSAIADIFTKTAITSTSPAKSKIPVIRSKTREELRARIAEKPEWIAKLSLEVDTMGEDWLLALQDELTKSYFLNLKEFVTNEQKTKKVFPPAEDIYSWSRFCPLKDVRVVIIGQDPYHDDGQAHGLAFSVRKGVRIPPSLRNMYKEMHDEIPGFVIPKHGDLTEWAKHGVLLLNTSLTVRAHEAGSHANKGWDQFTAAVLKVVTSRLAPNSAPSLAPASATATDEKVPGAKGVVFMAWGAHAAKMCAGVDNKTHLILKSAHPSPLSANRGFLGNNHFKKANEWLQVKYGPEGGIDWKALGAGEDGLSK, from the exons ATGCCCCCTCAAGCTAAATCAATCGCAGCGTATTTCAAACCAACGAACGTAGCCTCCGCAACAGCCAATGGTGCAGCATCCTCTGCCTCGAGTATAACTACGCCCGAACGACAGAAGAAAAGCACGTTAAGCGAGGCAGCTAAGCGGGCTATAGTCGAGGGAGCAGCTGCTGCCTCTGCTTCTACGGCAGATTCTTCAGGAgtgaaggaagatggtgaaccGTCTGCTAAGAAACAGAAGATTGATAATAGTCCAGCAGGAA AATCAGCAATTGCAGATATCTTCACCAAAACAGCGATAACATCAACGTCCCCAGCCAAATCGAAAATACCTGTCATCCGATCAAAGACTCGCGAGGAGCTCAGAGCGCGAATAGCCGAAAAACCAGAATGGATCGCCAAGTTAAGTCTGGAGGTCGATACGATGGGCGAAGATTGGTTATTGGCCTTACAGGATGAACTGACCAAATCGTATTTCCTCAAT CTGAAAGAGTTCGTGACGAATGAACAGAAGACGAAAAAAGTATTTCCACCCG CCGAGGACATCTATTCTTGGTCACGATTCTGCCCTTTGAAAGACGTTAGAGTGGTGATCATAG GCCAAGACCCATATCAT GACGATGGTCAAGCACAT GGCCTCGCATTTTCCGTCCGAAAAGGCGTCCGGATTCCGCCATCCTTGCGAAATATGTATAAAGAAATGCACGATGAGATACCAGGATTTGTCATTCCCAAACATGG CGATCTGACTGAATGGGCTAAACACGGTGTATTGCTCTTAAATACCTCGTTGACCGTCCGAGCACACGAA GCCGGATCTCACGCAAACAAAGGATGGGACCAATTCACCGCGGCCGTCTTAAAAGTAGTCACTTCGCGTCTCGCACCTAACTCCGCGCCTTCTCTAGCCCCAGCTTCCGCAACAGCAACAGACGAGAAAGTCCCCGGGGCAAAGGGGGTGGTATTTATGGCTTGGGGTGCTCATGCAGCTAAGATGTGTGCTGGAGTCGACAAT AAAACACATCTGATCCTGAAATCCGCTCATCCATCGCCCTTGTCTGCTAACAGAGGGTTTCTGGGTAATAATCATTTCAAAAAAGCCAACGAATGGTTACAGGTCAAATACGGTCCGGAGGGCGGGATCGACTGGAAAGCTTTGGGAGCGGGCGAAGATGGATTGTCTAAGTGA
- a CDS encoding pre-mRNA-splicing factor SLT11, with protein sequence MPAKHDINKIGVESSDFPILCETCLGPNPYVRMSKQEFGNECKICNRPFTVFRWNPGAGARYKKTEICNTCAKIKGVCQTCLLDLEYGLPVQVRDAALGRKAQAPTSDINKQYYIQNLEAQMADSPDGTTFDSEVATRAGREMLKGLARTDPYYKRNRPHICSFFVKGECKRGGECPFRHEIPKEGELSKQNMVDRYYGKNDPVAKKMLRESAESKGMKAPDDKSITTILFLGLPQTTESEVRAALVAYCPFVKPIEIRSITLVEASHCAFINFKLRALAERVAEALSAQGGIEVGGKKAKVVWGRARPQKGKSAAAITDGSEASGSGSGSGTVAVADQSA encoded by the exons ATGCCGGCCAAGCACGATATCAAC AAAATAGGAGTGGAGAGTTCTGATTTCCCGATAct GTGTGAAACAT GTCTGGGTCCGAATCCATATGTGCGAATG TCAAAGCAGGAATTCGGCAACGAATGCAAGATCTGTAATCGACCGTTCACAGTCTTCAGGTGGAATCCAGGAGCCGGAGCACGATATAAGAAGACTGAGATTTGTAATACCTGCGCGAAGATAAAGGGGGTCTGTCAAACGTGTCTACTTGATCT GGAATATGGGTTACCTGTGCAAGTGCGAGATGCGGCATTGGGACGTAAAGCCCAAGCACCCACATCAGATATCAACAAGC AATACTATATTCAAAATTTAGAAGCTCAAATGGCAGACTCTCCCGACGGGACGACGTTCGACTCGGAAGTCGCCACTCGAGCAGGCCGGGAGATGCTGAAGGGACTGGCGAGGACGGACCCGTATTACAAGAGGAATCGACCACATATATGCAGTTTCTTCGTTAAAGGGGAATGTAAACGAGGTGGAGAGTGTCCTTTTAG ACACGAAATACCGAAAGAAGGGGAGTTGTCGAAGCAGAATATGGTAGATCGATATTACGGGAAGAACGATCCTGTCGCtaagaagatgctgagggaATCGGCGGAGAGTAAAGGGATGAAAGCGCCAGATGATAAATCTATT ACAACAATCCTGTTCCTTGGATTACCACAAACGACCGAATCGGAAGTGCGCGCTGCCCTCGTAGCTTATTGTCCCTTTGTGAAAccgatcgagatcagatcgatAACGCTTGTCGAAGCGTCTC ATTGCGCTTTCATAAATTTCAAATTACGCGCGCTAGCCGAGCGAGTAGCGGAGGCGTTATCTGCCCAAGGTGGAATAGAAGTTGGAGGGAAGAAAGCTAAAGTCGTTTGGGGGAGAGCTAGACCGCAGAAAGGTAAATCCGCAGCAGCTATAACGGACGGTAGTGAGGCTTcgggaagtgggagtgggagtgggactGTCGCTGTGGCCGATCAAAGTGCATAG